A window of Candidatus Lokiarchaeota archaeon genomic DNA:
TTATCATGTATCAATTCTACTCTCCCACCAATTGACCGGATATCAGAGATAAAGCTAGGATAGCTCTTCTTAATGCACTCTACATCCCTTACAACGGTTGTATCATCTGCAACTAGTCCAGCAACTATGCCTGCCATGGCAATTCGATGGTCCCTGTGTGAATCCAGTATTCTGCCCCGCAATCTACTGGGTCCACGAATTGTCATACCATCTTCGACTTGCTCGATATCACCGCCCATCTTTCTCAGCTCTTGACTAATCGATGCAAGTCTATCGCTCTCCTTTAGCCGCAAGCGTGCTGCATTAACTATTCGAGTGGTTCCATTAGCTTGAGTTGCTATGACGGCTAGAATTGGAACCAAATCAGGTACATTCGAAACATCAACAATTACCCCATTCATGTCGTCTTTCTTAACAGAAACATCACTGGCGAATCTGACACATGCTCCCATTTTCTGAATGATTCGTAGGAATTTCGCATCTCCTTGGAGGGTGCGTCTTCTTAGACCAGAGACAGCAACATCTCCTGCTAGAGCTCCGGCTGCCAACAAGAAGGAGGCTGATGAATAATCTCCTTCCACTTCGTAATGCCTGGATTGGTAGCTCTGGTTGCCTGGAACCAGAATCTGGTTCCAGTCGTTAGAAACTCTTGTTTTCACCCCGAACTGATCCATGATTGCAAGACTCATTCTCACATAAGGCTGAGATTCTAGGTTTCCTTCTATTCGAATGGTGGTGGATTCTCTTGCTTTGGAGCAGGCAAAGAGGAGAGCGGTTATGTATTGCGAAGAAATATTGCCCGGAACAGTTACCTTACCACCTTTGATGAATCCCCTACCCAGAATCTGGACTGGCGGTCTTCCGGCCTTACCAAGGAATCGTGTATTAACGCCTAACTGACGTAGCGCACTGACTAGGGGGCCAATGGGTCTTTGTCGTAGGGTTATATCACCGGTCAAAACACATTTTCCGTCTACTAATGCTGATAGTGCGCAGAAAATCCTAAGTGTGGTACCTGAACCTTTGCAATCCATTTCTGAAGCAGGAGCCTTGAGTTGATTGGGTCCTTTGATTCTAATCGTCGTATCTTGCTGAATGTCAGCCCCCATCATTTCACAGATTCTCATTGTTGCTTTTGTATCATCGCAATAGAGCGGGTTCGAAATAGTGCTAGACCCATTAGACAGAAGTCCACATACAATCGCACGATGAGTGTAGCTCTTGGATGGTGGTGCAGCAGCTTCTCCAGCAATCACCGATGGATGAACAACAACTCTCATAGTTTCAACCTCTCAACGATTATGTATACAGCTTCTTCCACATTCAATTCATCAGTCCATACTTCAACGTCCATCATTTCTGTGTAGATTTCATTTCTCTTATTCAAAATCGACTGGACTCTTCTTTCAAGGTCGCCTTCCTCCACGTTGAGTAGTGGTCTTGTTGCCGATTCAGAAGTTCTTGCAACAATAGTGTCAGCTGATGCCCTTAGCAATACAACAGACACATTCTCCTCTATTAGCCGACGATTTTCGGGTGTAAAGGGTGCTCCACCTCCAAAACTGATTACCGTTGTTTTGAGACCGCAAACTTCTTTGATAACATCCGATTCCAGCAGACGAAAAGTGTCTTCACCTTCTTCTGAGAATATTTGAGAGATTTCTTTTCCAGCACGACTTTCAATAATTTCATCCGTATCACAAAATCGCCAACTCAGAACATCAGCCAAGTGTCTGCCAATCGTTGTTTTGCCTGTGGCCATGAAGCCAATCAGCCCGATATTCATCTGCTTCGGATTCATTGGGATTCAGCTTCCAATTTCTTGAGTAGTTTATTTCTCATCACATCAACAGGTGGTTTCAATCCGGTCCACTTCTCAAAGGATATAGCTCCTTGTTGAATCAAAAGAGCAATACCATCTACTGTCCTGCAACCTACGTTGTTGGCTTCTTTTAGTAACCTGGTCTCTACGGGGTTATAGATCAAATCCATAACCACCAAGTCATCACGAAGTAGCTCTTTCTTGATGGGTGTTTCACCAACTGAATGACCTTTCATACCGACTGGTGTGCAATTCAGAAGTAGGTCGTACTCGCGAAGGGAATCTTCTCTGACGGGAAAAATGGCTGCTGCAAGAGAAGTAGAAAAAAATTCTTCTAAGTCCTGTACTAATTCCCTTGCTTTTCTGAGTGTGCGATTGTAAATGAGGATGTTCCCTGCCTTAAGACTGGAAAGTGCATAAACTACGGATCTTGCAGCTCCGCCTGCGCCTAGGACCACAGCGGAAGCGCCTTCAATTTTAATTTCAGATTCTCTAAAGACACCGAGGAGACCAAGCATATCTGTGTTGCATCCTACAACCCTTTCATCTTCACGATATAGTGTATTTACAGATCCAATAGACTCTGCCTGCTTGGTCACTTCTGACAAGTGAACCATGATACGCTGCTTATGTGGTATCGTTATATTCGCACCTTCAAAATCTCCCACCTCAATAGAGTCTACGAAACCAGCCAATTCATCACTCCTGAGTGCCAGAAGACTGTATTCATATTCCTGTTGCAAACCAAGAGCCCTGAAGGCTGCATTGTGCATGAGAGGGCTGTAAGAGTGCTTCACTGGATTTCCTGCAAGTACAATACTTTTCAAGTGAGAACCTCCAGTACATCTCTCATTATTGTTTGTGGAATCTGCCCTGGAGCAGCCTCGCTACCATAATCATGTGAAACATAGGCGAAAGGAGCGCCCAAGAACAGAGAAAACACCCGCGTGAACTTGCCAAGACGGTCCATAGCAAATGCAATCAAGGGTATCTCTGGTTTTACAGTTGGATGATACAATTCCAGCGTACGAAGGCAATCGCTCAAAGAGGTCGGTGCGGCAACTATCTTTATGATATCTGGTTGTGCCTGTTCAATCTCTCTGAGGATTTCCTGAAATACCAATTCTGAGGGTGTTGAGTTCCAATAATGTTTCGATATGATAAGGCAAGAATCTGTATCCCTTGTGTTTTTCTTGACTGCTTCGAGTAATAGCTTCGAGGTTTCTAGTTCTACATCGATATAGGAAGCTCCAGCAGAAAGGGCCTTAGCCAGATAGTCAATTCGATCTTCTTCCTGTCCATCAAACAGCCCACCAAATTTCAAGGGTCTACATGTCGCGATAATAGGCTTTGAAGAAACATCATAGATGTTCTCTAGCTCTTTGATTTGGTCCATATAGTCCATCCGATGTTCAATCAGATCCCCTTTGCAAGAAGACATCATGTTCATGCACTCCTCTGGAGTTCCCCCCGTGATGGAAACACATAGATTCTTGTTCATTTGTTATCTCACCCTATGTATTCACACTATGTAGTGCCTTGCTCTCCACAGGAACGCCATCATCAGTTTCCCCTTGTCTGATATTGAATTGTCTTTGAAGGATATCTCCTGTTTCGATAGTTCCCATGAGTTCCTTAAACATGTCAAGCGTCAGGGACTGTGCACCATCAACAAGAGCCTCTTGCGGATTGGGATGCACCTCCACCATGATCCCATCAGCCCCCACGGCTAGTCCACCTAGAGCCAAAGGAATCACTAAGTCTCGATTCCCAGCGGCATGGCTAGGATCAACAATTAGTGGAAGATGTGTCATGGTCCTCAGAACCGGTATGCTACTCAAATCGAGTGTATATCGTGTGTGGTTACTATGTGTTCTGATGCCTCGTTCACAGAGGATAACCTTGTGGTTACCTTCCGACATTATGTATTCTGCGGCAGCAAGAAGTTCAGTAAGCGTTGCCCACATACCACGCTTCAGCATCACAGGCTTTCGTGATCTTCCTGCTCTTTTGAGAAGTGCATAATTCTGCATATTCCTAGCCCCTATTTGGATAATGTCAACAACCGTTTCCACTGCAGGAAAACTTTCTGTATCAAGAGCCTCTGATATGATTGGTAGACCGGTTTGATGTCTAGCCTCCTCAAGTATCCGCAGGCCTTCAACCCCTAAGCCCTGGAACGAATAGGGTGATGTACGCGGCTTAAATGCGCCACCCCGGAGTATATTGGCCCCCATACCTTTCACGGCTTCCGCGGCACCAATAATCTGCTCTCTAGATTCTACTGCGCAGGGTCCAGCGATGATTATTGGGCGATCTACCCCAATTTCTATGTCTCCGACAGCAATAGAGGTACCTTTTGGGTTGGATTCAATATCAGCGAGCTTATACGGCTTGGTTACCAAAATGACTTCCATTACACCCGGTAGTCCTTCTAGCCTTTGAGCATCAGCTGTTTCTACCTTTCCTGTAACATTGATTACGGTACGATGTACTCCAGGATTTGTGTGTCCTTTGTAACCCAATTTCTCAATAGCATCAATTGCTTCATTCACTTGTAGTTCCGTTGCGTTTCTATGCATCACTATTAGCAATTCTATTCTCCACCATTAGATTCTAGATAGATATCCCATCCACCACTTTCATCTCCACTCGCCCTAATTCAACAAGTATGGGGAGTGAGAGCCCTCCATGCCTGACCTTTTTGTCCTGCTTCATTACATCCTTGAGATCCTCTTTGGACAATGAAGAAGGAATGACGGTAGGTAAATCAAATGAGCACAACAAAGATTCTAGCTCCTCTAGAAATTGGTTATCTAGAGCATCAATTCTTACAGCGTAGCGTGCTTCTTCTAACATTCCGATGGCGACTGCTTCGCCATGTGAGATACTGTGTTCTGAACAGGTTTCGATGGCATGACCAACGGTGTGACCGAAATTCAAAATCTGTCTCGTGCCATGTTCAGTTTCGTCTTTCTCCACGATCCGAGCCTTGTTTCTCAAACACCGTTCCACAATGGTCGTAATTGTTTCCAGGTTTCTCTGAATAATTTCATTCCTTTTTTCTTTCAGCATCTGTAGCAACTTGGGATCCATAATGATGCTGTACTTGATTACTTCTGCAAGCCCAGTAGCATAGTGATCATCAGACAGGGTTCTTAGAGTAGCCACATCTGCAATGATTCTATGAGGTTGGTAGAACGTACCTACCAGATTCTTACCCCACTCTAAGTTCACCGCCGTTTTCCCCCCTAGAGAAGCGTCAACCTGTGCTAGAAGAGTAGTTGGTACCTGTAGTAGCTTCATACCCCTCTTGAATGTAGAAGCTACAAATCCAGCAAGGTCTCCAATGACTCCACCACCGAGAGCAAGAATTGCATCTGATCTAGATCCCAAATTCTCTCCTAGAAAACAATACAGATTTTGAGCTCTATCCAACGATTTAGTGGATTCACCGGACGGGAGAATCTTGGTACTAATTTCAATCTCTGAATTTTGAAGAGCTTCCAATACAGGTTTCAGATGAATATTGGATACGATGTCATCTGTCACTATGAATACTCTATCCGTTTCTTGATCTAGAATTTGATCCAGTATGGGCAAAAGCGCGTGTCCTACGTGAACTGGATACTCCCTAGACTTCGTTCTTACGTGAAAAGAGGTTTCCATTATCTCTTCCCCTCCGGAGCCTTGTGTTGTTCCATGAAATCCAGGATATGATACATATCGTGATATGCTCTAGCTGAATCCATACTCCTTTCGAGAGCAGCTTTGATGCTCTCATAGGATTCCTGAAATCCAGCTTGATCCCACTGTATGAGGGGCTCCAGCAAGCTTTCAATTCTGGAGGAGAGGCTGGTCAGGATATCCATCGCATACTTATTCAATCTGTGAAGATGATAATGCAAGTCAGTAGATTGGGCCATAATACTTCCAGTCAATACAGTCTGAATTTCGAAGGTTGTTCCACCAATCTGTTTCAACACTTGGACATCTTCTTTCGCCAGTACTGAAGCCAGAACCATGTTCATGAAATATGGCAGTGAGAGGGTAAGAGCCATTATTTGGTCATGGCGGTCTGCCTCGACAGTGATGATTGCAGTGTTTGGGAACAAGCTTTCCACTACTTCTTGTTCGTTCTCGGAGTCAATTATTGGAATCAATAGGATTTTCTTACGCAATGACTGAGCTCCAGGTCCAAACATCGGATGAATACTTAATGGACGAATGTCATGGTTGGTCAATTCTTCGAGAGCATCGACTAAATTCATCTTTAGAGAAGATATCTCACACAGGGTAGATTTTCTTTTCATGTGCGGGATTACTTCCCGAATGACACCCGCAGTTTTATTCATGGGTACTGACACAACAACCAGTTCTGCGTTATTCACTGCCGTTTTGTTGTCAGACGTTACCCTGATATCACATGACTGGGGAAGCTTTCCCAGTTCCGGAGTTTGCGGATCAGATATGACCAAAGAACGGTTTTGTCCTGCAAAATGTCTGGTTAGCCAACAACCCATATTTCCGGCTCCGCCAAGTATCGCTATTGTCATTCTAACATCTCTCCAATTCTACGAACAGCTTCAATCAATACTTGCTTCTCTTGGCACAGAGCGATTCTGAAAAACGAAGAATAGCGGCGCCCATAGATTGTCCCTGGTACAATACACACCCCCTTTTCTTCAAGCAAATGCTCGGCAAAATCCACACTATCAAGTTCTTTATTCTGAAATTGTGGGAAGAAGTAGAATCCTCCGTCTGGAGGATAGAAGGAAACAGGCAGTTCTTTGAGCAATCCATTCATCGCTTTGGATCGTGATTCAATTACCCCCACGTTGTGTTTCACTTCATCCTTGCTATCTAACGCACCGAGACCAGAATACTGTACAAACTCTGGCACGCTAGTTAGTAGTAACCCTTGCAGCTTTGCCATCATATTGATTGTCTTAGTATTTGAAATAGCGAATCCCAGTCTGAAACCAGTCATTCCATACGTCTTGGAAAATGACTGCACACAGACATAGCTGCACTTTGGGTGCTCTAGAATACTTGTGTAATGAGATTGAGTGAACCTTGAGTATACTTCATCGCTAAGTACAAAGATATCATGATCATTGGCAAGACCCACAATTCTCCTAAATACCGACTCATCCAGTACTTTTCCAGTTGGATTGGAAGGACTGTTCAAGATAATAGCCTTAGTTGTAGGATTAATCTGTTGTTCGAGTTCACTTATCTCTGGTTCCCAAAAGTCCTCAAGCTCAGTTGAAAGGGAAACAGGACGGCCACCTACCTCGGTAACGAATCGGGAGTATGCGGGATAGGATGGCTCCAGAATTATGACTTCATCACCAGCTTGTACAACTGAAGATACTGCTAGAAAGAGTGCTAGCCTGCCTCCAGCTGTTACTATGACCTCGTCAGCTGAAATCTGTCTAGAATATCTCTGATTGAATACATCAGCAATCTTCCTTCTGAGTAGAAGGATTCCTTGGGATTCTGTATAACCCACATCACCTCTGCTCAAGGCCTTCATGAGTTTTCTTCTTGCTTGATTTGGAGGGGCAAAATCAGGCTCCCCAACCTCAAGATGGAGAATATGCTTTCCAGCATTGTTCATACGCCTTGCCTTAGAAAAAATCTCAGCAACACTTGGGGGAGAATTAACTGGGTTTCTTTCCAATTGGACTTGGACAGACTCTTGGATTAGCTGATTGAGTATTCTCAGGGCAAATCTGGCATCGAGATTTCGCCCACTGCACATTTCAATGACGTTATTCTGAAGGTGCCGCTCTACATCCCTGTTAATTACGGAGATACCCTCTCTTTCCTTCTCTTCAGAAACCTTCCGAACCAGTGAAAGGCGTTTATCAATTAGGGAAAAAATCTCATGCGTTGTTCGCTCTATTTCCTTTCTAAGGGAAGAAAGTCGTGAATTACTTCTCATGGGTTAGTATCTCAGCTCCCTGTCTATTATCCAGAATACGGCTGGTATAGACAGTATAGCTGAGATAGTCAAGTGCGCCTGACCTAGAATGTAGTCGATGTGTGACCCTTGTTTGTTGGAGAGTTATGGAGTTGACTTTTGATATCATCGGAAAGCACCAGAAAGAATCTACCTTACAACCAAATGAAATGGCTGGTCGTGATCTCTCGGTGTTATGCACCATAGCTATAAGAACCACTATACAGAACGGGCTGTCCCGTCGAGTATAGCCAGATGGTTCCAATTAGATGCATTGAGAGATTCACTAATTCAATTTCCCATACTTGTATCTTTTATACTTTCTCCCTAGAAAGGCCCTGTGTAAAAAGTCATACCAACGTATCGGAGTGATTCATATTGTTGTTCCTGTTGTCAGGATACGTGCGTTTGAATAGCGAATTGACAGCTCATTTGAGCTTCTCACAACAATTCCGCCTACTTTTTCCACAGAGCCTCTAGAAAACCTTCATCAGTCCTTTTGCATACATTTTCAGCATAATCCAAGAATACCGCATTATCAAACAATCTTGGTTCCATTTACAGATGCATCAAAACAAGCCGAACAGCGCGGAGAGACATTTCAAACGGCATCGTGGGTAGACTCATTTTGTCATTCTCAATTGCCTGTTCAGGCATACATGGAACATGAATGAAGCCGGCTTTGGAATCGTGCAATCCTCTGTCAATCATCTGGAGAACATGGAATAGAACAAGATTACAGCCATAGATTCCAGCATCATAACTGATGTATGCGGGAATCCCGTTTTTTCGAAGTAATGAAACAAGCTGAGCCAAATCAAGATTCGAAAAATAGGCTGCAGGCGCGTCGGAATCGATTACGTCAGTTGAAGGCTTATTCCCATAGTTATCTTCCCGCTTGGTGTTCACTGCATTTTTTGCAAGTCGCTCAAGCGAGATGGCAGCTCGACTTGCTTGCCCCATACAGAG
This region includes:
- the aroA gene encoding 3-phosphoshikimate 1-carboxyvinyltransferase, with protein sequence MRVVVHPSVIAGEAAAPPSKSYTHRAIVCGLLSNGSSTISNPLYCDDTKATMRICEMMGADIQQDTTIRIKGPNQLKAPASEMDCKGSGTTLRIFCALSALVDGKCVLTGDITLRQRPIGPLVSALRQLGVNTRFLGKAGRPPVQILGRGFIKGGKVTVPGNISSQYITALLFACSKARESTTIRIEGNLESQPYVRMSLAIMDQFGVKTRVSNDWNQILVPGNQSYQSRHYEVEGDYSSASFLLAAGALAGDVAVSGLRRRTLQGDAKFLRIIQKMGACVRFASDVSVKKDDMNGVIVDVSNVPDLVPILAVIATQANGTTRIVNAARLRLKESDRLASISQELRKMGGDIEQVEDGMTIRGPSRLRGRILDSHRDHRIAMAGIVAGLVADDTTVVRDVECIKKSYPSFISDIRSIGGRVELIHDNGIGG
- a CDS encoding shikimate kinase, translating into MNPKQMNIGLIGFMATGKTTIGRHLADVLSWRFCDTDEIIESRAGKEISQIFSEEGEDTFRLLESDVIKEVCGLKTTVISFGGGAPFTPENRRLIEENVSVVLLRASADTIVARTSESATRPLLNVEEGDLERRVQSILNKRNEIYTEMMDVEVWTDELNVEEAVYIIVERLKL
- the aroE gene encoding shikimate dehydrogenase gives rise to the protein MKSIVLAGNPVKHSYSPLMHNAAFRALGLQQEYEYSLLALRSDELAGFVDSIEVGDFEGANITIPHKQRIMVHLSEVTKQAESIGSVNTLYREDERVVGCNTDMLGLLGVFRESEIKIEGASAVVLGAGGAARSVVYALSSLKAGNILIYNRTLRKARELVQDLEEFFSTSLAAAIFPVREDSLREYDLLLNCTPVGMKGHSVGETPIKKELLRDDLVVMDLIYNPVETRLLKEANNVGCRTVDGIALLIQQGAISFEKWTGLKPPVDVMRNKLLKKLEAESQ
- a CDS encoding type I 3-dehydroquinate dehydratase; amino-acid sequence: MNKNLCVSITGGTPEECMNMMSSCKGDLIEHRMDYMDQIKELENIYDVSSKPIIATCRPLKFGGLFDGQEEDRIDYLAKALSAGASYIDVELETSKLLLEAVKKNTRDTDSCLIISKHYWNSTPSELVFQEILREIEQAQPDIIKIVAAPTSLSDCLRTLELYHPTVKPEIPLIAFAMDRLGKFTRVFSLFLGAPFAYVSHDYGSEAAPGQIPQTIMRDVLEVLT
- the aroF gene encoding 3-deoxy-7-phosphoheptulonate synthase, which encodes MLIVMHRNATELQVNEAIDAIEKLGYKGHTNPGVHRTVINVTGKVETADAQRLEGLPGVMEVILVTKPYKLADIESNPKGTSIAVGDIEIGVDRPIIIAGPCAVESREQIIGAAEAVKGMGANILRGGAFKPRTSPYSFQGLGVEGLRILEEARHQTGLPIISEALDTESFPAVETVVDIIQIGARNMQNYALLKRAGRSRKPVMLKRGMWATLTELLAAAEYIMSEGNHKVILCERGIRTHSNHTRYTLDLSSIPVLRTMTHLPLIVDPSHAAGNRDLVIPLALGGLAVGADGIMVEVHPNPQEALVDGAQSLTLDMFKELMGTIETGDILQRQFNIRQGETDDGVPVESKALHSVNT
- the aroB gene encoding 3-dehydroquinate synthase → METSFHVRTKSREYPVHVGHALLPILDQILDQETDRVFIVTDDIVSNIHLKPVLEALQNSEIEISTKILPSGESTKSLDRAQNLYCFLGENLGSRSDAILALGGGVIGDLAGFVASTFKRGMKLLQVPTTLLAQVDASLGGKTAVNLEWGKNLVGTFYQPHRIIADVATLRTLSDDHYATGLAEVIKYSIIMDPKLLQMLKEKRNEIIQRNLETITTIVERCLRNKARIVEKDETEHGTRQILNFGHTVGHAIETCSEHSISHGEAVAIGMLEEARYAVRIDALDNQFLEELESLLCSFDLPTVIPSSLSKEDLKDVMKQDKKVRHGGLSLPILVELGRVEMKVVDGISI
- a CDS encoding prephenate dehydrogenase/arogenate dehydrogenase family protein, encoding MTIAILGGAGNMGCWLTRHFAGQNRSLVISDPQTPELGKLPQSCDIRVTSDNKTAVNNAELVVVSVPMNKTAGVIREVIPHMKRKSTLCEISSLKMNLVDALEELTNHDIRPLSIHPMFGPGAQSLRKKILLIPIIDSENEQEVVESLFPNTAIITVEADRHDQIMALTLSLPYFMNMVLASVLAKEDVQVLKQIGGTTFEIQTVLTGSIMAQSTDLHYHLHRLNKYAMDILTSLSSRIESLLEPLIQWDQAGFQESYESIKAALERSMDSARAYHDMYHILDFMEQHKAPEGKR
- a CDS encoding aminotransferase class I/II-fold pyridoxal phosphate-dependent enzyme; its protein translation is MRSNSRLSSLRKEIERTTHEIFSLIDKRLSLVRKVSEEKEREGISVINRDVERHLQNNVIEMCSGRNLDARFALRILNQLIQESVQVQLERNPVNSPPSVAEIFSKARRMNNAGKHILHLEVGEPDFAPPNQARRKLMKALSRGDVGYTESQGILLLRRKIADVFNQRYSRQISADEVIVTAGGRLALFLAVSSVVQAGDEVIILEPSYPAYSRFVTEVGGRPVSLSTELEDFWEPEISELEQQINPTTKAIILNSPSNPTGKVLDESVFRRIVGLANDHDIFVLSDEVYSRFTQSHYTSILEHPKCSYVCVQSFSKTYGMTGFRLGFAISNTKTINMMAKLQGLLLTSVPEFVQYSGLGALDSKDEVKHNVGVIESRSKAMNGLLKELPVSFYPPDGGFYFFPQFQNKELDSVDFAEHLLEEKGVCIVPGTIYGRRYSSFFRIALCQEKQVLIEAVRRIGEMLE
- a CDS encoding pyroglutamyl-peptidase I, with amino-acid sequence MSPDSPIALVTGYEPFDEYSVNPSAEIAKELDGQDTGSYVVKGVELPLDYKFVPERIKSLVTSIKPDVILCMGQASRAAISLERLAKNAVNTKREDNYGNKPSTDVIDSDAPAAYFSNLDLAQLVSLLRKNGIPAYISYDAGIYGCNLVLFHVLQMIDRGLHDSKAGFIHVPCMPEQAIENDKMSLPTMPFEMSLRAVRLVLMHL